One genomic region from Nocardia vinacea encodes:
- a CDS encoding TetR/AcrR family transcriptional regulator — MTSTDRRVRRTKSLLHRALIELMIECGYDRITLQDILNRADVGRSTFYAHFRDKDDLLLVSSTEYLRAAVADVESAANDPDAPEHSEPLAPLYALFRLASANPEVYRALLGRRATGVLLRSTRRMVEEILTEQLSGRLEMDDDEFAVTMTFLSWGVVGLLGSIADAEPPLPAAETYRRLEVLVGPGLTSRVSHTERVSRAGR; from the coding sequence ATGACCAGCACCGATCGCCGGGTGCGGCGCACCAAGAGCCTGCTGCACCGTGCGTTGATCGAGCTGATGATCGAATGCGGCTATGACCGGATCACATTGCAGGACATTCTGAATCGCGCCGACGTCGGACGCTCCACCTTCTACGCGCACTTCCGCGACAAGGACGATCTGCTACTGGTCAGCAGTACCGAGTACCTGCGCGCGGCCGTCGCCGATGTCGAATCGGCCGCGAATGACCCTGATGCACCGGAACATTCGGAACCGCTCGCACCGCTGTACGCGCTGTTCCGGCTGGCATCGGCGAATCCGGAGGTCTACCGAGCGCTGCTGGGTCGCAGGGCGACCGGAGTGCTGTTGCGCTCGACGCGTCGTATGGTGGAAGAGATTCTCACCGAACAACTTTCGGGTCGCCTGGAGATGGACGACGACGAATTCGCGGTGACGATGACGTTTCTGTCCTGGGGCGTCGTCGGCCTGCTCGGCTCGATCGCGGATGCGGAGCCGCCGCTGCCCGCGGCCGAAACCTACCGTCGGCTCGAAGTTCTGGTCGGGCCCGGACTGACGAGCAGGGTGTCGCACACCGAACGGGTCAGCCGCGCGGGCCGATGA
- the fadD5 gene encoding fatty-acid--CoA ligase FadD5, with the protein MTTGAQALDEPIRSRRNHWNNQIASHAQMRPDAVAVRFRGVDTTWRQLHERSLKFADALARRGIGFGDRVLILALNYPEYLEAVFGINALGAIAVPVNFRLTPPEVAYIVSDSGAKAIVTDAMLQPLATAVQGQAPELATCVVIGGQTTDSVLGYDDVLAEGGEPHTPLDIPEDTPSLIMYTSGTTGSPKGAVLSHANMNAQAVTSIRATDIGPDSVGFCTSPLFHIAGLGSLAPYFMLGGKIVLHPLGAFDPTEFLDAVEREQATTAFCVPAQWQLICEEPTVEQRKLALKVLSWGAAPASDSVLRAMADCFPDAVNVAVFGQTEMSPITCVLDGKDAIRKLGSVGKPIPTIQARVVDDEMNDVAPGEIGEIVYRGPNLMQGYWNKPEATAEAFAGGWFHSGDLVRADEEGFLWVVDRKKDMIISGGENIYCAEVENVLFAHPKIREAAVVGRAHEKWGEVPVAVVALADPDAELTLDELAPFLNENLARYKHPKDLVIVAELPRNASGKVVKVQLRKDYSS; encoded by the coding sequence ATGACCACCGGTGCACAGGCGCTCGACGAGCCGATCAGGTCGCGGCGCAACCACTGGAATAACCAGATCGCATCACATGCGCAGATGCGCCCGGACGCGGTCGCCGTGCGGTTCCGTGGTGTGGACACCACCTGGCGGCAGTTGCACGAGCGTTCGCTGAAGTTCGCCGACGCGCTCGCCCGACGTGGCATCGGCTTCGGCGACCGGGTGCTGATCCTGGCGCTGAACTATCCCGAATACCTCGAGGCCGTCTTCGGTATCAACGCACTCGGCGCCATCGCGGTCCCGGTGAACTTCCGGCTCACCCCGCCCGAGGTCGCCTATATCGTCAGTGACTCCGGCGCCAAGGCGATCGTCACCGATGCCATGCTGCAGCCGTTGGCCACCGCCGTGCAGGGACAGGCGCCCGAGTTGGCGACCTGCGTCGTGATCGGCGGCCAGACCACCGATTCGGTACTCGGCTATGACGATGTGCTGGCCGAGGGCGGCGAACCGCATACGCCGCTGGACATTCCCGAGGACACCCCCTCGCTGATCATGTACACCTCGGGCACCACCGGCAGCCCGAAGGGCGCGGTGCTTTCCCACGCGAATATGAATGCCCAAGCGGTGACCAGTATTCGGGCCACGGATATCGGTCCCGATTCGGTCGGCTTCTGCACCTCACCGCTGTTCCATATCGCCGGACTCGGCAGTCTCGCACCGTATTTCATGCTCGGCGGCAAAATCGTGCTGCATCCGCTCGGTGCCTTCGATCCCACCGAATTCCTCGATGCCGTCGAGCGTGAGCAGGCCACCACCGCCTTCTGTGTGCCCGCGCAGTGGCAGCTGATCTGCGAGGAGCCGACGGTCGAACAGCGCAAGCTCGCGCTGAAGGTGCTCAGCTGGGGTGCGGCTCCGGCCTCCGATTCCGTGCTGCGGGCCATGGCCGACTGCTTCCCGGACGCGGTCAATGTCGCGGTCTTCGGCCAGACCGAGATGTCGCCCATCACCTGTGTGCTCGACGGTAAGGACGCGATCCGCAAGCTCGGTTCCGTCGGCAAGCCCATTCCGACCATCCAGGCCCGCGTCGTCGACGATGAGATGAACGATGTCGCGCCCGGTGAGATCGGCGAAATCGTCTATCGCGGACCAAATCTCATGCAGGGCTACTGGAACAAGCCGGAGGCGACCGCCGAAGCCTTCGCCGGTGGCTGGTTCCACTCCGGTGACCTGGTCCGCGCGGACGAGGAGGGCTTCCTCTGGGTGGTCGACCGCAAGAAGGACATGATCATTTCCGGCGGCGAGAACATCTACTGCGCCGAGGTGGAGAATGTGCTCTTCGCACATCCGAAGATCCGCGAGGCCGCGGTGGTCGGGCGGGCGCACGAGAAGTGGGGCGAGGTGCCGGTTGCCGTTGTCGCTCTCGCCGATCCGGACGCCGAGCTCACCCTCGACGAGCTGGCACCGTTCCTCAACGAGAACCTGGCGCGCTACAAGCACCCCAAGGATCTGGTGATCGTGGCCGAGCTGCCGCGCAATGCCAGCGGCAAGGTCGTGAAAGTACAGCTGCGCAAGGACTATTCGTCCTGA
- a CDS encoding lysylphosphatidylglycerol synthase transmembrane domain-containing protein — MRVDGRDIPVTGSLLQPLIRRTSDIIRVVLAALWVGVVVAASLITRPEWLALERSVSNIVGFLNPDQSNLVYLVYGTAILALPFAILIELIISRQWKLLAGYAAAGLVAGLLLSITGTGLSAPQWHLQVPDRLDTFLSQFLDDPRWIAMLAAVLTVSSPWLPTRPRRWLWLLLLAFAPIHLVVSTVVPARAMFGLAVGWLVGAVIVLVVGTPALEVPLDAAVRVLARRGHTVTAFTVVHPAGRGPLVLAAAIDGPERELTIELFGKNQRSFGALRQLWRWLTFRSSETAALHGSMHRAVEHRALVAIAVGEMGLAAVQQVAVAALERGWMLYAHTMPRGKPLDETSDDDLAGVWKSLAALHCGQISHGDLRPAEIRIENGATLFSGFVNAEFGASDKQRQSDVAQLLVATTAVFGKEAAVRTAIETLGEQTVLTAASRLTKSAMPAGIKKSIPEWGEVVAAARDEVRKQTGQDKIEAEQITRFSRNQIIQLVLLIGLVYVAYPFISAVPTFFSQLRTANWWWALLGLAVSGLTYVGAAAALWACATRLVSFRNLVIMQIANTFAATTTPARVGGLALSVRFLQKGGLGAVRATAAVALQQAVQVITHISLLILFSVAAGTSANLSHFVPDATVLYLAAGVGVGIIGTFMFVPKLRRWLNNSVRPQLQEVLGELGELARDPKRFLVIVLGCGAITIGQALALWASVEAFGGGASFITVTIVTMIGGTLASAAPTPGGVGAVEAALIGGLAAFGLPATIAVPSVLLYRVLTCWLPVFCGWFTMRWMTSKDMI; from the coding sequence ATGCGAGTTGATGGGCGGGATATCCCGGTCACGGGGAGCCTGCTGCAACCGCTGATCCGGCGGACCAGTGACATCATCCGTGTCGTCCTCGCGGCACTATGGGTCGGCGTGGTCGTCGCCGCCTCGCTGATCACCCGGCCGGAGTGGCTGGCGCTGGAACGTTCGGTCTCGAATATCGTCGGCTTCCTCAATCCGGACCAGTCCAATCTGGTGTACCTGGTCTACGGCACGGCGATTCTGGCCCTGCCGTTCGCGATACTCATCGAATTGATCATCAGCAGGCAGTGGAAGCTGCTCGCGGGCTACGCGGCCGCGGGATTGGTCGCGGGCCTGTTGCTATCGATCACCGGCACGGGATTGTCCGCGCCACAATGGCATCTGCAGGTACCGGATCGGCTCGATACCTTCCTGTCGCAGTTCCTGGACGATCCGCGCTGGATCGCCATGCTGGCTGCGGTGCTGACCGTATCCAGTCCGTGGCTGCCGACCCGGCCGCGGCGCTGGCTGTGGTTGCTGTTGCTGGCCTTCGCACCGATCCACCTGGTGGTCAGCACGGTGGTGCCCGCGCGGGCCATGTTCGGGCTCGCGGTCGGCTGGTTGGTCGGCGCGGTGATCGTGCTGGTTGTCGGCACACCGGCGCTGGAGGTGCCGCTGGATGCGGCGGTGCGGGTGCTGGCCAGGCGCGGACATACCGTCACCGCGTTCACCGTGGTGCATCCGGCCGGACGCGGTCCGCTGGTGCTCGCCGCGGCCATCGACGGTCCGGAGCGCGAGTTGACCATCGAGCTGTTCGGCAAGAATCAGCGCAGCTTCGGTGCGCTGCGCCAGCTGTGGCGCTGGCTCACCTTCCGCAGCAGCGAAACCGCGGCACTGCACGGCTCCATGCACCGCGCCGTCGAGCACCGAGCGCTGGTGGCCATCGCCGTCGGCGAAATGGGGCTGGCCGCCGTGCAGCAGGTCGCCGTCGCGGCGCTGGAACGCGGCTGGATGCTGTACGCGCACACCATGCCTCGGGGTAAGCCGCTCGACGAAACCTCCGATGACGACCTTGCCGGCGTATGGAAATCGCTCGCCGCACTGCACTGCGGCCAGATCTCGCACGGCGATCTGCGGCCCGCCGAGATCCGAATCGAGAACGGCGCCACGCTGTTCAGCGGATTCGTCAACGCGGAATTCGGCGCGTCCGATAAGCAGCGACAGTCCGATGTCGCGCAGTTGCTGGTCGCGACCACCGCGGTCTTCGGCAAGGAAGCCGCGGTGCGCACCGCCATCGAAACGCTCGGCGAGCAGACGGTACTGACCGCGGCGAGCCGACTCACCAAGTCCGCCATGCCCGCCGGCATCAAGAAGTCGATTCCGGAATGGGGCGAGGTGGTCGCCGCGGCCCGCGACGAGGTGCGCAAGCAGACCGGGCAGGACAAGATCGAGGCCGAGCAGATCACCCGGTTCAGCCGCAATCAGATCATCCAGCTGGTGCTGCTGATCGGGTTGGTCTATGTCGCCTATCCGTTCATCAGCGCGGTGCCGACCTTCTTCTCACAGCTGCGGACCGCCAACTGGTGGTGGGCGCTGCTCGGGCTGGCGGTCTCGGGGCTGACGTATGTCGGTGCGGCGGCGGCACTCTGGGCCTGCGCCACGCGCCTGGTCAGCTTCCGCAATCTGGTGATCATGCAGATCGCCAATACCTTCGCCGCCACGACCACCCCGGCACGGGTCGGCGGACTGGCCTTGAGCGTGCGCTTCCTGCAGAAGGGCGGCCTCGGCGCGGTGCGCGCCACCGCCGCCGTCGCATTGCAGCAGGCCGTGCAGGTGATCACCCATATCAGCCTGTTGATCCTGTTCAGCGTGGCGGCGGGCACCTCGGCGAATCTTTCGCATTTCGTACCCGACGCCACCGTGCTCTATCTGGCCGCCGGCGTGGGTGTCGGCATTATCGGCACCTTTATGTTCGTGCCGAAACTGCGTCGCTGGCTGAACAATTCGGTGCGCCCGCAGTTGCAGGAGGTGCTCGGCGAACTCGGCGAACTGGCCCGGGATCCGAAGCGCTTCCTGGTGATCGTGCTCGGCTGTGGCGCCATCACGATCGGCCAGGCGCTTGCGCTGTGGGCCAGCGTCGAGGCGTTCGGCGGTGGCGCGTCATTCATCACCGTCACCATCGTCACCATGATCGGCGGCACGCTGGCCTCGGCCGCGCCGACACCCGGTGGCGTCGGGGCGGTCGAGGCCGCGCTGATCGGTGGTCTCGCCGCCTTCGGCCTGCCCGCGACCATCGCCGTGCCGTCGGTACTGCTCTACCGCGTGCTCACCTGCTGGCTGCCGGTGTTCTGCGGCTGGTTCACCATGCGCTGGATGACATCGAAGGACATGATCTGA
- a CDS encoding methyltransferase domain-containing protein, with amino-acid sequence MTGNTQQSTNTHGDRNSEIGILITKPRGYLAVKSAFLLGRVGSLNTRLVELTGAAAGDHVVDIGCGPGQLVGAFADRVGPAGRVIGIDPSRAMIDYATGRAAANCRFEVGAAQSLTLPDASVDVVTSTFVMHHIPEAQRTAALGQMFRVLRPGGRLLLADTHPTGRVLPAAVRIMSRFAARRTDDPHAPGHHPDPLAAIDIRRYREALRAAGFGTVDFTTIPPTTGVLLATKDV; translated from the coding sequence ATGACCGGAAACACACAACAGTCCACTAACACACATGGTGACCGGAACTCCGAGATCGGCATTCTCATCACCAAACCGCGCGGCTATCTCGCCGTGAAATCAGCCTTCTTGCTCGGCCGGGTCGGCAGCCTGAACACTCGACTCGTCGAGCTGACCGGTGCGGCTGCGGGCGATCATGTCGTCGATATCGGTTGCGGCCCAGGCCAACTTGTCGGGGCATTCGCCGATCGAGTCGGACCGGCCGGTCGAGTAATCGGTATCGACCCGTCCCGGGCGATGATCGACTACGCGACCGGCCGTGCCGCCGCCAACTGCCGTTTCGAAGTCGGCGCCGCACAGTCGCTGACCCTGCCCGATGCGTCGGTCGATGTGGTCACCTCGACCTTCGTCATGCATCACATTCCGGAGGCGCAGCGCACAGCGGCGCTCGGACAAATGTTCCGGGTGCTCCGCCCCGGTGGGAGATTGCTGCTCGCCGATACCCACCCAACCGGAAGGGTGCTACCCGCGGCGGTTCGCATCATGTCCCGGTTCGCCGCGCGCCGCACCGACGACCCGCACGCGCCAGGTCACCACCCGGACCCATTGGCGGCCATCGATATTCGCCGCTATCGAGAAGCGTTGCGGGCAGCCGGATTCGGGACGGTGGACTTCACCACGATCCCACCGACCACCGGCGTACTGCTGGCGACCAAGGACGTGTGA
- a CDS encoding cysteine hydrolase, which produces MAIPRIRAAVLAVHWQVNVIRPEGFFGPMLAGPVAASGVVPRAVRFHDAVARSGLPVVFVRFVIPVGDGGLVRNTGFMRSVAAAQTEFRPEAPGSRLIPEMVEQPTMVFDNQKLSALAGCALSEWFDEQGVDTLFVTGVATNLAVEQTARNGTDLSFTVYPIADCVTAADPQAHAASLANLELTTAGCRTAEQALELIGTSV; this is translated from the coding sequence ATGGCGATCCCACGCATCCGCGCCGCCGTGTTGGCGGTGCACTGGCAGGTGAATGTCATTCGGCCCGAGGGGTTCTTCGGGCCGATGCTGGCCGGTCCGGTCGCGGCGAGCGGGGTGGTGCCGCGGGCGGTGCGCTTCCACGACGCGGTGGCACGATCCGGATTACCGGTTGTCTTCGTGCGGTTCGTCATTCCGGTCGGTGACGGCGGGTTGGTCCGCAATACCGGATTCATGCGCTCGGTGGCCGCGGCGCAAACCGAATTTCGGCCCGAAGCGCCTGGCTCCAGGCTGATTCCGGAGATGGTCGAACAGCCGACCATGGTGTTCGACAATCAGAAGCTCTCCGCGCTCGCGGGCTGTGCCTTGTCCGAATGGTTCGACGAACAGGGCGTCGATACCTTGTTCGTCACCGGTGTCGCGACCAATCTGGCGGTTGAACAAACCGCCAGGAACGGAACGGATCTCAGCTTCACCGTATATCCGATCGCGGACTGCGTCACCGCGGCCGACCCGCAAGCCCACGCTGCCTCGCTGGCGAATCTCGAACTGACCACGGCAGGCTGCCGCACCGCCGAGCAGGCGCTGGAGCTGATCGGCACATCGGTGTGA